A genomic window from Montipora capricornis isolate CH-2021 chromosome 8, ASM3666992v2, whole genome shotgun sequence includes:
- the LOC138060115 gene encoding neuropeptide FF receptor 2-like yields the protein MAMRTFFLVYAGFEIALILFNILGNSLVCLLILKNKAMKTSRINWLLFQLAVADLLVAMFFVYPCFLSNFIKQPGGVIGDVLCKFATAGTLGWAASSTSSFLLVAIAFERYFATLYPFRSLSRRRSWLLVPLVSFLGILLIVPLMIILYYDEDAGRCTDKWPTYSSHRAYSVSWSFCNSALPICMMGYLYSRIIRHLRNNALVPGCSQVQIASSRTKVTRMLISVTVIFVVCWIPQVTLCLLSPVIPGGYGTVSLVATISALLNSCVNPVIYSLHSQQFRRNLASLMCRKKRNHSVDRNTNQTTLHEMKFSFSRLKTDACRLAHSS from the coding sequence ATGGCAATGAGGACCTTCTTTCTCGTGTATGCGGGATTTGAAATAGCACTGATTCTTTTCAACATACTGGGTAATTCCCTGGTATGCCTGTTGATACTCAAGAACAAAGCGATGAAAACTTCCCGGATCAACTGGCTTCTGTTCCAACTGGCTGTGGCTGATTTGTTAGTGGCTATGTTCTTCGTCTATCCATGTTTTTTAAGCAATTTTATTAAGCAACCTGGCGGTGTGATTGGAGATGTACTTTGCAAATTCGCCACGGCTGGTACTTTAGGCTGGGCAGCCTCTTCAACCTCTAGCTTTCTTCTTGTGGCTATTGCGTTCGAGCGCTATTTTGCCACGTTGTATCCGTTTAGGTCCCTAAGCCGCAGACGATCTTGGCTGTTAGTTCCCCTCGTCTCGTTTCTAGGCATTCTATTGATCGTTCCTCTCATGATAATCTTGTACTACGACGAAGATGCCGGAAGATGTACGGATAAATGGCCGACTTATTCTTCTCACAGGGCTTACAGCGTGTCGTGGTCATTTTGTAACTCCGCGTTGCCCATATGCATGATGGGATACCTTTACTCACGGATCATTCGGCACTTACGCAATAACGCCCTCGTACCAGGCTGCTCTCAAGTGCAGATTGCAAGTTCCAGAACGAAGGTGACCAGGATGCTGATTTCAGTTACAGTGATCTTTGTCGTGTGTTGGATCCCTCAGGTGACGCTTTGCTTGTTAAGTCCAGTGATACCTGGTGGGTACGGCACAGTGTCTTTAGTAGCCACCATAAGCGCTCTGCTGAATTCCTGCGTCAATCCAGTCATATACTCTCTCCACAGTCAACAGTTCAGGAGAAATCTGGCTTCGCTGATGTGTCGCAAGAAGAGAAATCATTCGGTTGATAGAAACACAAATCAAACAACCTTACATGAGATGAAGTTCTCCTTTTCTCGCTTGAAAACAGACGCGTGTCGGCTGGCTCACTCTTCTTAA